ATGGGGCACATATATACCgcctaagagcatctccaaccatttatattaaactcaaactcattttagtgtaaatgtcaCTTCATATATGATTTCACTCCAACCATttccactaaactcaaacttaaaagaatattctctatattatgtcattttcaattttgggtTTTGGTTTGGTGTAAACttaaatatagatattttttcccaaaaaccaaaaatgggATTGGTTTTGGAGTACCGATGGAGCTAACTACCTATcccattttaggttttaatgtACCATTGGATCCAATGGTCTAATGTGGATGACAAACTCTTTAAATAGTCCATCAAAATGCATTCTATTCTAAAGCAACTCACATCAAAATTCCCCAATTCAAGAATCATCAACATTTTCACCTCCAACAATCTGACTCTTAACTCTCAAACCCCTTACCACACATCAAAATTTACACGATCGCACATTCATTCACATGTTCAAATACTTGCAAAATGGGTGATAAACACTAAACAATAATATGAAAGTTTGGAACTTTTTTAGGCGTACTGATTCAGGGTACTGGATTGTTCGATAGCAGCGCCCGCTTTTGGCTTCCCAGAAACGAATTGTGTGATCATAGCTTGCAGTAACCAGAACCACCGATGGTTGCCGGCTCATCTTTAATCTCTTCGTTTTCCTTCTAACAACAAAACGGGACGATCCCTACATAAGAACTATAGTCGAGAACACACAGACTTTGCATTTTCCCTCTTTTTTTGGCCCCAACACAAAGACAAAGTGGCAAAACTAATTAGAGTgggaatatttattatttatttatttattttaattagaggGGTAATTTCTCTCGCTATATTTCCTCCCCAAAATCAAATGTtaactttgtttcttttttcttattaactACTATactattcaataaaattattaattactactcctattataaAAGCGTTcacaacttattttttttgcctCTGACGTTAATCATGGGCTGACGCCTATTTTTCCTCGAACTTTTCCGACTTAAAACAAAGGCCGAGCCTCAAGtcttctttttaaattttgattttgattttttgtagaagaagaaaattgaattttgattttttgaccaTCTTTGAATTAGATTGGGTTAAAATTGGTTGGATGTGCCAGATCTGTGTAATAGTGTAACACGCTAGCAACGCTTAAAAGGCCTAGATAGCAAGCTACCTTAATATGTCAtccttttcaaaaaataaatttaatatcatgtGATTCAATAATTCACAttaaatatcaaactaataaGAACATATACTACACGAGTATGAGCTAAAAGGTCGAGAAAGGTATAAACTCCAATGTTTACACTTTACAAGCCTCAGCCTTAATTCTTAATTAACACAAATTAATCCTAAACCTCAATTGTTGCATGGTGTTTCGTAGTATGATCAAAATTGACAATGAAATACAGCGTGGTATGACGCTAAATGTTTTATCATATAGTAATTCATATATTAGACTTAGGCATCAGTTGTATCAAATATCATACCCACCAATATATCATTGACAACTTCACACACAAATCCAATACAGTTGCCAATGTTGTAATAATTGAGGACTACACATTAATTGCTATCACAACCGGTTCTTCACCTTGATCAACCACAAACTTCTTGTTCACTTTCTGTTTGGATTGCACATCCACCACTTCAACCTCATACTCCCCATGAAACCCTCTATACACAAACTCCCCTTGATCACTCACGTAGCCATGAGCCCGCGTCGTCCACTCGTTCCGAAGCGCGAGGTACCGCCTCCCGGCCTCGTTGAGATCCCCTTCCGCGTTCACCAAGTGCGCGCCGTCCCGGCTCATAAACAGCTCCCAGAACCCCCACAGCATCACCCCCTCGACCGCAGGGTGCGCGAAGGCCTCGCGCATCATGACCTCGAGATCGTCCGCCCTGACGTGCTCGTTGTCCGACGTGACGTCGATCTCCGTGAACCAAATGGGGAGGCCCAGCGTCCCCAGTTTGTCCATGGCAGAGCACACAACTGGCCCCACAGGGCTAGTTATGTGCCCCTGTACGCCTATGCCCCCTACAGGGGCACCCTGGCCCTGCAGGGCCAGGATGTGGCGGATGTACTTTTCAGGACTGGAACGTGCATCCGTCCCGTCCTCGACACTGTAGTCGTTCACGAAGAGGAGGGCGGACGGGTCGAGACTGTTTGCAGTTTTGAACATCTCGGCCCGGATGTCCTTCCCCAGGTGATCCTGGTAGAACGAGTTGTGGAGCATCTCGTTGTTCACGTCGTAGTGCTTGAACTTGCCCTTGTACCTAGTCAGAAGGTCCTGGATCCGGCTTTCAACCGCGGACTTCATGTCCGTCTGGCTGAGGGCCCGGATCCAGGACTGGACGGCACCCTCGGACTCCCAGAAGATGCAGTGGCCGCGGAGCTGCATGTTGTGGCTTGTGCATAGGTTGAGTAAGGTGTCTGCGTCTTTGTAGTTGAAGTTCCCCTTTTGCGGCTCGGTCCAGTACCATTTTAGCTCGTTTTCGAACACGGCCCAGTTGAAGTTCTTTGTGAAGAAATTGACGATGTCCTCGTTGTCGATTTCGTACCGGCCGATGCAGGATCCGAACGGGAAGCTGTTCTGTGTTTGCCGGACTTTCACTAAGGCCCCGGCCACCGGAGTCGAACCAGACGATGTCAACTTTAAGGTAACATCACGTTTGCGTATCTGCACCGATAGTTACGTTACTTCACATTTTCGATTTGAGACAAATCATGTGTAAATGCATCAACAAAGTGTAGATGGagaaaataaatctatttcaagaatttatgttatgaaatatttgataGCTAAGTTTATGATAATAGAGTGAACATTGTTACGgaaaatatcataattaaacataaaaaattgagaatatttaaaatttaaagagtaTATGTTGGAAATAACATAATCATAGTAGAACTATTTTTGTAAGCTGAATGTTGCTTTTTATAGggtcatgaaaaaaaatgagattgaataactattttttggGGGGGTAGGTTTTAAGCAAACAAAACTTATGGTTATTAGAATTGAATCCTAGTGATGTTCgatcacaattttaatttttgataggAGTGATTCAATaggtaattaattttatctatttttacttCACAATTGTTTTATGAGTATACCGACCTTATCTGTGTGATTTTTGAGCGTTTTGAATCGATGGTGTCTGTCGACCGGAAAAATCTGCAATCCGGCCACCATCAAATCCACACCGGCCTCAGGGCCCTGAATATAAACCATCACCTTTGTAGGTTGCTTCTCAACTCGAAACGATCCACCCATTTCGTGCCACGTCTCGCCATCAGGCGCCTCGACTTGGCCACCGTTCACCCATTGACCATCCACGCTAAAGGCGACGTTGATGATCTGTGGCCGAGTCGCCTGCTTGCCCACCCGAACCCATGCAGACACTTGATATGTCAGATACAATTTCACCTTATCCGTTATCATCTGGGCCGGCCCCATCCATGTCTGTGTCCTGTTCGTCACAAGAATGTAGCGCCCACTTAGAGCCTCGTGGGCCCCGAGGCTGTCCCTGGCCATCGGGGGCAAAACACGAGGCGAGCCACTTGCAACGCCTAGGTTGCAGTTCCCGAGGGGGAACCACCCGTTCGTACCATCGCTTAGATTGCCATTGGCaattatgttgacattaaaacCAGGATTCTGCGATTTACGAGAGACCAAACAAACCTCAGTGAGATTCCATCCAAAAACcaattagtactaataaaaatgactgacttgatagtatttgagtttttcccttttcactttaaatttttttatttaagacaGTTCACATGTGAATATCTCAATAGCCAAGAATATAAGACTACCTCAATGACCGGTGGAGACGCGGGCGGGACTTTGGGAGCATGCTTTACGACCAGACTATCGAGGAGGATGTCTGCAGCCGGAGGTGGTCCTTCGACGAAGATAACTACTCTAGCCGGAGACGCATTGATCAAAAATTTCCCATGCAACTGCGCCCAATCTTTATCTGTTGCTTGcacactaaattaaataaccacaatataatatgattaagTCTGGACTATTTTTGGATCAATTCATATCGTTTGGGATCAAAAGAtaccaaacataataaataggaCAAAAAAGGTTATTTTAGACCAATGTTTAGGGATCGAAAATAGACTTTAGTCTTCTTACTGTGCAATTCCTATGTATTGTTCTCGTTGATCCGCGGCCTGGACCCAAAGCGTGGCCCGGACATCTGCGTTGGCGACACTAGTGTTGCCGGTCAATCTAACATAAGCAGTGACCTCGTAGGCGAGCTTCCGTTGAATTCTCCCTGTTATCTCCTGCTGGATGCCGTTCCAAGAGTCCGTACGATTTTCGGTTGATGCAAAGGACTTTCCGGTCTTCGGAAGAACTTTCCCGTCAGCCATCGAATCATGCAATGCGATCTTGCAACCTCGCCCGGACCAGCTGTTGAGGCCGTTATCGAATGTCGAATTCTGTATGATGTTCTCATCACCATCTGTTCTTTCATCCTACGACATGTAAAACAggcaaaaaaatcacatataaaATGGTGCTAGTGTGTGAAAAACATTTAAATTGAGTATATGATAGTAACAtataataaaaggaaaatattaaaattaattaattactctataTATTAATCAGATTGCCTACTGATTTTACAATTATAGTTGCagacataaattattttatcaattttgagCTCGTGCTTTAttacttttgaattttgataaaattatttgcagTTGAACGCATGTTTCTGAATTtagtaattgattttgtaaattatttttatgcacaCCCCCATTTATCAAgagttaaaaatattaactaatGAAATTGACACaaagtaggaaaaaaaaagcGAATTAAtaacttgtattaaattttttttggacgttTTATATATAAGAATAGTTAAATTCAGAATATGTGCATGTACTGTAGTAATAAAGCACctcacatttatttattggttaattgattgattattgGGCTATTTTTATGTCTGAGTCTGGTCAGACAACTTGTCGAACCGGTCCAACTACCCAGCCAGGTCCGATTTCGAAACACTCAATAAACATATagcaaagaaaaacataaaataggTAATCAACTTACACCACACTTAGTGGAGGAGTCACCCGAGACGACTACCGATCTTATAAACAGATCAATGCCGGGCGAAGGCCCttcaagataaaatataaCGCGACGAGGCACGGTAGGCAGCGAAAACGTGCCTTCCACCTTCTCCCATCGCTCCGAGGAAGCGGCAACtctgcataaaaaaaaatctaaaaatcaaaaaccgAACCACGAAACAATAAACCAAAGCTAAGAAAGGTAACAAACACAATTACTTTGCAATGAACTTGTAGCTAACTTCGTCGTCTCCGCTCTCGAGCTTCAACGTGGCCAGCACGTCCGTGACGCCCTGCAGGCTCGACACCGCGACCCAAGCACAGATGGTGTAGGTATAGCCTACAGAGACTCGGTTGGTGATGTCTTGCTCCAAGCCTTGCCAGCATTCTTTCCGGTTCGAGACGACAGCGAACCGGCCGGTTAGTTTGGCGGATTGCCCGGTTTCTTGTGATGTGACGAAGGCAACACAACAATTGGGGTGCCATTGGTGAAGTCCTCCAGAAAAATCATGGTTGATTATGATGTTGGAAGTAGGCTTGTAGGAGTGATTGTCTGATTCATGATTCAGCTTCTGCTGTAAAAATTCGAGAAAAATGATCAATCGCTCTGATGTTTTGGTTCGTctcaacttaaattaaaagtttgaatctacttttgctatttttggtAGGTGCGCgaattatttattaacttatttcagtcacgttttattataaaactaataataaaaggAGGATTCGCTTTCTGCTAATCTTTTTTCACTTAGATCAAAACGACTGTTGAATATATTAAGTAATTGAAACTATTCACGTGCTTAAGCACTATCCACACAAGCCTTGTGTACTAAGAAATTTATCATTCCCCcactttctcatttttttaattctttcaaTTATAGATTCCAGttaaatatttaagaatttaaaaaatagtactaaaattcattaaaacaattaataaaaaacataattttacatttaaaaaaataatatttgaaaactgatgtatttatagatgaaaatcaagaataaataattggGTTATTTGGATCAttaaaagaatgaaataatgCCACGTGACAAACTCCGACTAGACAATGAATGGACACAGCTGCGCATGGCCAAAGTTTGGGCGGATGGAGACTCCATTTTATACTCCAAGTGAACCAAATCAcctcaaataaatttataaaaaaaatgaaaacttaaGTTTCCAACTATTCAACTCAGCAAAAACATGAAACCACATTCACCTCAGTTTCAAGAATCTCTTCATTCTCATTGCTTGCATGCTGCCTCTCCATAATCTCTTCTGATTTCTACACCAACAAAACTAAACACAATCACTTCAACTCAAACACCAATGAATCCAactcaaaaaatcaaaatgctATAAGTACAatgaaaaagaatgaaaatcaAGATTAATTATGCTTCATCACTCTCACCTTTAACCGTggggttttcttcttcacgTTGTGATTTGTGAAGCAACATTTCAAGAACGAAGACATTATATAGATGATTTCCAAGTGTTGGATCATTTTCAACcaaccaaaaatcaaataaataatcaagAGTTGCTTTCCTGCATTTGCAATCCCAGCAACATAATTGAAATGGAGTTggatgataatttttttttcaaaattgggAGATTTCTTTGGCTTACAGACTGAGGAAAATGGATGCTTGAAGTGGAAGAGGTGAGAAGAGGGACTAGTCTACTTCGATATAATTAAATAGGTTGATCACTTATACCTTTCTTTGCGTTGAGACTTCTTATTTCTACCAATATTCATCTTGCTTTTTACACAAGTTTGTTCTAGATTTTGCTTTAATTATCCAATGCTTAGTGGGTTTTAGTGGCATTTGCTTTGGTTAAAAGTTCACCTTAACCATTTATTCTAATATTATTAGCGAAGATTAGTAAAAGGAATTGACTCAAAATGAATGaagaatggaaaaatgaattgatattAAACCATGCATGTTGAaattatctttcattttttttattgaagctatctagataaaaatattgcgTGATCTTGCAcgtaaaaaaatactaaaattggTTAATGATTGAATCCATACcgacttttatttattttagtataactaatttttatctcaaactttgattttatcaattttatttatagtctTTTAGTTTATCAGTTATACCCCAATCTTTTCGACATGTATCAATTTAATCAAAcatttttagataattttttaaaaaataaaataattatattcttgtatacaacttattttttaaggaaaaataatatactaggCCATTTACCAACACGCCGTGAATTACTGTTAGAGCgacaataaaaattgaaaacatatattttgataagttggaaaaacaaaattaatgcaATTATTAAAGGCTATAgataaaaagttaatgaatttcaaaatatgggataaaattgataaaatcgCTAAAGATTGTAATAGATTATatagttaattttaaatattggtgaaacttttcaattttgttatcATCAATACTTAAAATATTACGATCAATTCATTGGCCTTGGGCCATCAAACCTTCTATATGCAAGAATTGAACATGCGACAAGATTACGAGCCCCATGACTACTGACAAGGAGGATCCGTAAGGAATTCTTGTATTCATCTAATGATCACAGCGAAAATTGTATACAAGAATAACATATCTAGATTCATAATACATATTACACATTGAgcatgtaaaacataacagaattaaatcttacttgttgtgttattttcttcaattgaTTGAATCCTGCAAATTGAATCCACTACTATCGAGGTTCACGTGCAATCCGATATGATGTAGGAACTATCCCACTGCAATTGCTACATAGAACAAAGATCTCGTGTATCTTCTCTTCCCTCAACTTTCACCCCTTTATTCATTCTACACAAGGAAGATTAAATAACCATTATTAATTAGATGAAGAGTCGTACAATTAAAAGGTCACTTGGGCTCTATAATTATTTGACTCATGAATCAATATAATTGTAGcccaattataattaattaatccacatGACTCATTTCCTTTGAGAATCTAATAGCCATGTAcactgaaatttgaaattaacaatttaagactatttaaaatttgacaattgtaaatattgatattttattacatGAGTGGGTTGGTACTCGGTAGTATTCCATTTGGTTTATTTAGACATAGAGGAACAACTAggaaatgttaaaattatgtGGTTCAGATAACATGTTTAATTACAGCAAATTAAAGGAAATATTGATACCAAGCATGTGTAATTACCGCAAATTTAGGGCAATATTGATACCAAGCATGTGTAACAACAGcaaattaatagtactccgtattaattttcataggagtagtattttattgcCCGCAGAGACGTAGTGCAGTTGGCAACGGAGAGGCGGATCTTACtgtaataatagtattttattatcttttggattcgATTGGTAGTTAAGTTTCACTAGGATAATGCGGTTTAATTATAGCTTTACATATTGTTAGGtaggtgagttaaataaaaaaattataaattttaaaaattatatagtaatagTATGTAATTGAGTATAAGAATATtaaaagtgataaaaaaaataattaactttttactTAGTATAAAGATAGTTGGAAggttgaatttaaaatattaaactaaattaaattttaaaatgtattaTTCGCACACAATGAGAATCAcaatttttacaaatatcaTAACACCAAGTTTTCATCTTTATACTAACGTCATAGATTGAATCCGAGTCGCGCAACACTTGCGGTGAAAAACAACTCACAAGCCATCATTGATGTAGGAATACGAAGCTTGAACGAACATTACTATTAACGATGATCTAAGGTCATCCAGAATCCACGTTTCTCGTCACGTCATCATTCTCCTCGTTTATGTGTAAGGCCACAACTCCCAAATTTGGGTGCCTCCAGGCCCCTCCCACGCATCTCACATTAATTTACActacttatttatttcaaaaataaaatataataataagaaatcaattttattcccAATCATTATCttattaataatgtaaaatatatttatgcatggaataattattaattaagaaaccaatttttacaaattaaataataatgaacataattattctcataaatgcacaaaattattcacataaataaattaacacaactattaatacacaaaataattccataatacaccgtatttatagattttaaaaaaaaatctttaaaaatgaaaaattggcTTCCTCCGCGCCGCACCGGCGACGCTCGTCCTGGCCGGACTCTCCGGCGTCGCGGCaccctctcttctctcccgATGAACAGTGAAGTAAACAGCAGATCTGCGAAAGCGACAAAGTTCTACAGATCCACCCACTAAATTCCATCACTCACAAGACACACGCCTAATAAATCCCACtttccactctctctctctctctctcttcttcatcCATACCTCCCAATCCCATGCGTGTAGTGCCCCTCTATCCCACCGTCCACTCCACTCCCGTGACTCCATTTCCATCCCCCACCAATCAAATCCCTAATCGCAACCAATCATCCACTAATCATCAAATCCATCTCCATTATTATGCAGCTCAGACGCCCTATAAAACACCCCCCAAATCAAAAGCCTACCCAATTCCCCAATCTCAAATCCCTAATCCTAATCCTAATCCTCATCCCCATGGCCGCCCTCCTCTCCTTCGCCCTCCtctccctcctcctcctcccctcCCTCTCCGCCCGCCGCCACCCCCACCTCTCCGCCACCAACATTGCCGTCACTGACCTCTGCAAGGCCTCACTCGATCCCCAAAAATGCCAATCCCACTTCCCCCAATTACCCCCCGCCGCCACCGTCATCGACGGAATCCAATCCGCCCTCAAACTCTCCTCTCAGAATCTCAATTCCGCCCGGGAAATGGTCCAGCAGATCCTCGATTCCTCCGCCTCCAGCACCAACCGCACCGCCGCTTCCAAAACCTGCCTCGACCTCCTCCGCTACGCCGATCACCGCACCAGTCTCGCATCCACCGACGCCCTGCCGCGCGGGAGGAACAAGGACGCCCGCGCCTGGCTCAGCGCCGCGCTCGTCTACCAATACGACTGCTGGTCGACGCTCAAATACGCCAACGACACCTCCCTCGTCGACAAAACGATGGCGTTTTTCCACTCCTCCGTGATCCCCTCCGGCAGCGACGCCCTCTCCATGGTGCTGAATTACGACGTCTTCGGCGATAAAACCGGGCTCTGGGGCCCGGCGAGGACGGAGCGGGACGGGTTCTGGGAGCCCGCGCCGGCTCCGGGTGGGCCCGGCCCGGCCGGAGGCGTGCCGCGGGATTTGAAGGCGGATGTGGCGGTGTGTAAGGAGGGGTGTGAGTATGAGAGCGTGCAGAAGGCGGTGGATGCCGCGCC
The genomic region above belongs to Salvia hispanica cultivar TCC Black 2014 chromosome 3, UniMelb_Shisp_WGS_1.0, whole genome shotgun sequence and contains:
- the LOC125208931 gene encoding endo-1,4-beta-xylanase 1-like isoform X1, producing MIQHLEIIYIMSSFLKCCFTNHNVKKKTPRLKKSEEIMERQHASNENEEILETEQKLNHESDNHSYKPTSNIIINHDFSGGLHQWHPNCCVAFVTSQETGQSAKLTGRFAVVSNRKECWQGLEQDITNRVSVGYTYTICAWVAVSSLQGVTDVLATLKLESGDDEVSYKFIAKVAASSERWEKVEGTFSLPTVPRRVIFYLEGPSPGIDLFIRSVVVSGDSSTKCGDERTDGDENIIQNSTFDNGLNSWSGRGCKIALHDSMADGKVLPKTGKSFASTENRTDSWNGIQQEITGRIQRKLAYEVTAYVRLTGNTSVANADVRATLWVQAADQREQYIGIAHVQATDKDWAQLHGKFLINASPARVVIFVEGPPPAADILLDSLVVKHAPKVPPASPPVIENPGFNVNIIANGNLSDGTNGWFPLGNCNLGVASGSPRVLPPMARDSLGAHEALSGRYILVTNRTQTWMGPAQMITDKVKLYLTYQVSAWVRVGKQATRPQIINVAFSVDGQWVNGGQVEAPDGETWHEMGGSFRVEKQPTKVMVYIQGPEAGVDLMVAGLQIFPVDRHHRFKTLKNHTDKIRKRDVTLKLTSSGSTPVAGALVKVRQTQNSFPFGSCIGRYEIDNEDIVNFFTKNFNWAVFENELKWYWTEPQKGNFNYKDADTLLNLCTSHNMQLRGHCIFWESEGAVQSWIRALSQTDMKSAVESRIQDLLTRYKGKFKHYDVNNEMLHNSFYQDHLGKDIRAEMFKTANSLDPSALLFVNDYSVEDGTDARSSPEKYIRHILALQGQGAPVGGIGVQGHITSPVGPVVCSAMDKLGTLGLPIWFTEIDVTSDNEHVRADDLEVMMREAFAHPAVEGVMLWGFWELFMSRDGAHLVNAEGDLNEAGRRYLALRNEWTTRAHGYVSDQGEFVYRGFHGEYEVEVVDVQSKQKVNKKFVVDQGEEPVVIAINV
- the LOC125208931 gene encoding endo-1,4-beta-xylanase 1-like isoform X2, producing the protein MIQHLEIIYIMSSFLKCCFTNHNVKKKTPRLKKSEEIMERQHASNENEEILETEKLNHESDNHSYKPTSNIIINHDFSGGLHQWHPNCCVAFVTSQETGQSAKLTGRFAVVSNRKECWQGLEQDITNRVSVGYTYTICAWVAVSSLQGVTDVLATLKLESGDDEVSYKFIAKVAASSERWEKVEGTFSLPTVPRRVIFYLEGPSPGIDLFIRSVVVSGDSSTKCGDERTDGDENIIQNSTFDNGLNSWSGRGCKIALHDSMADGKVLPKTGKSFASTENRTDSWNGIQQEITGRIQRKLAYEVTAYVRLTGNTSVANADVRATLWVQAADQREQYIGIAHVQATDKDWAQLHGKFLINASPARVVIFVEGPPPAADILLDSLVVKHAPKVPPASPPVIENPGFNVNIIANGNLSDGTNGWFPLGNCNLGVASGSPRVLPPMARDSLGAHEALSGRYILVTNRTQTWMGPAQMITDKVKLYLTYQVSAWVRVGKQATRPQIINVAFSVDGQWVNGGQVEAPDGETWHEMGGSFRVEKQPTKVMVYIQGPEAGVDLMVAGLQIFPVDRHHRFKTLKNHTDKIRKRDVTLKLTSSGSTPVAGALVKVRQTQNSFPFGSCIGRYEIDNEDIVNFFTKNFNWAVFENELKWYWTEPQKGNFNYKDADTLLNLCTSHNMQLRGHCIFWESEGAVQSWIRALSQTDMKSAVESRIQDLLTRYKGKFKHYDVNNEMLHNSFYQDHLGKDIRAEMFKTANSLDPSALLFVNDYSVEDGTDARSSPEKYIRHILALQGQGAPVGGIGVQGHITSPVGPVVCSAMDKLGTLGLPIWFTEIDVTSDNEHVRADDLEVMMREAFAHPAVEGVMLWGFWELFMSRDGAHLVNAEGDLNEAGRRYLALRNEWTTRAHGYVSDQGEFVYRGFHGEYEVEVVDVQSKQKVNKKFVVDQGEEPVVIAINV
- the LOC125209945 gene encoding probable pectinesterase/pectinesterase inhibitor 51, translating into MQLRRPIKHPPNQKPTQFPNLKSLILILILIPMAALLSFALLSLLLLPSLSARRHPHLSATNIAVTDLCKASLDPQKCQSHFPQLPPAATVIDGIQSALKLSSQNLNSAREMVQQILDSSASSTNRTAASKTCLDLLRYADHRTSLASTDALPRGRNKDARAWLSAALVYQYDCWSTLKYANDTSLVDKTMAFFHSSVIPSGSDALSMVLNYDVFGDKTGLWGPARTERDGFWEPAPAPGGPGPAGGVPRDLKADVAVCKEGCEYESVQKAVDAAPDNAGPGARFVIWIKAGVYEETVRVPLEKRNVVFMGDGMGKTVISGSLNVGKQGISTYNSATVAVVGDGFMATGLTIQNTAGPEAHQAVAFRSSSDLSVVENCEFLGNQDTLYAHSLRQYYKSCRIQGNVDFIFGNSASFFQDCLILVAPRQLNPEKGENNAVTAQGRIDPAHTK